DNA from Amorphoplanes friuliensis DSM 7358:
CCGGTCTTCGGGGAGTACGTCGGCAACCCGTTCAGCGTCTGCTTCGAGAAGTCGCTGGTGGCGGTCACTTCTCGCTGACGTTGGTCATCGCCGACTGCAGGACCATCGGGCTGGCGTTCCACTTCTGGAGGGTCGAGCCGCTGCAGGGGGCCATGACGGCCTTGCTGACGTCACCGTGCCCCGCCCAGAAGTCGGTGCTGTCCGTGCCGGTCAGGCACCAGGTCGTCCCGGCGGGCGCCTGGAACGCCGACTCGATCCGGTACGCCGTGCCGAACACCCCGGTGGCGGCGTACCGCGTCCAGGTCATCGACGCGCCGATCGTGGCCGGGCACAGCTGCACGGACACGTACTGCCGGGCGGCGGTCGAGCCGGGGCTGGTCAGGCAGTAGTCCTGGTTGTCGCGGTCGTTGTGCAGCCAGATCCGCCCGGTGGCGCTGGTGGCGCCCGTCGCGATGTCCGGCAGGTGCCAGACCTGGTTCCACTGGATCGCGCCGCTGGGCTTCTGCTTGCACGGCCAGATGACCAGGAAACCCGCGGCGACATTGTCGCCGGCCACGTCGAGGCAGCGCCCGAACTGCTGGAAGTTGACCAGCTGGTTGGTGCCCGGCCCGGCCCGCCCGGTGCCCGCTGCGGCGTCCGGCGCGAAGCTGCGGCTGTCGGTGTAGTCGCTGTAACAGGCGCGGTCGTACTGCGAGACGCCGGCCGGGTCACTGGCCTCGGCATGCAGCACGATCGTGCTGCCCACCGTGCCGGGCGTGGCCAGGTGGAAGCACTGCGCGTTGAGGTCGGTGCCGTTCGTGGTGCCCTCGAAGTTGGCCCGGTCGTTGAGGCTCCACTGCTGGCGGGCGATCGGCGTCGCCGAGCACGCCTTGAACACCACCTGCTCCAGGTTGACGGGCGCGGCGTCCAGGCACATGCCCGTCGTCCCGTCCGCCCGCGAGGAGACCAGGACCAGGTTCAAGCTCGACTCGTACGCGAACAGCTGAGCATCCGACGTGCTGTCGCAGACCTGCATCGTGACGGGATCACCGGCGACCGGCCGGGTGCCCGGTGCGGCGAAGCAGAGATCGGGGTTGTGCGGCCCGTACAGGTGGATCAGCCCGCCGGCGATGTTCTCCCGCGTCTTGCTGTGCAGCGTGTACGTGGCTGTGACCGTACGCGGGGAGCCGCTGTTGAGGGCTTTGCCGGTGGAGGAGAGCAGCACGTAGACGGGTGAGCCCGCGGCGAGATAGGTGCTGGTGCAGGGCAGTTTGTTGGCCTGCGCCCACGTCACGTCGCCGGCGGGTGGCTCGGTCGCCAGGTAGTAGACGCCGACGCTGTAGGTCTGGTCGGTGCCGCCGTTGACCGTGCCGCTGAACGGCCCGCAGGGCAGCTTGCGGAAGTCGCCGGTGCCGTTGGCGGCGGTGGCGAGCCGGATGCGGCCCAGCGCGCTGTCGAGACCGCTCTGGGCGGCGTCGAGCGCCTCCGAGCTGTGGATCGTCGAGCGGGTGGCTGCGATCTGGGAGTTCACGGTGGTCGCGAGCAGCGCGCTCAGACCCATCCCGATCGTGATCAGCAGGATGGCCATGGGCAGCGAGCCGCGGTCGTCGGAGGGACGCCGCCACCAGCGGGTCCTCACTGCGGGAACACCGGGTCGGCGGCGCTCGCGCTGAACAGCGACGAGGACGCGCGGATGCAGATCGTGAACTTGCAGTCGGGCGACAACCACGTCACACCGACGACCAGCCGGACCATGGCCACGGGCAGCCCGCTGTTGGTCCCGCAGGCCCCACCGGCGGCGGCCTGCCAGCACTTCCCGACGAACCAGTAGCGCGAGTAGGTGACGTCGTTGACCTTGAAGGTGTCGGTCGAGACGGTCTCGGGGATCGGCACGGTGGGTGCGGCACCGGTCACCTTGGCGTCCCAGCGGGTGGTTGCACCGAGATAACCGAGGGTGTCGAAACCGCTGACGTTCACGCAGGTGCCGCACTGCTTGCGGCCGACCAGCAGCGCCGGCCCGCCGAACCCGCGAGCCTGCTCCATCCCGGTCTGCGCGAGGCGCGTCGCGGTCTGGATCTGGGCCTGATACCGGCTGGTACGCAGGGACGACACGAAGTAGGTGCCCAGTGAGGCCATCAGCATGCTGATCAACGCCAACGACACGATGACCTCGATCATCGTGAAGCCGTCGTCCTTCCTCTCCCGCACGATCTACCAGTCGGCTCGGGGAAGCCCTCGTTGAGGAGCAGTGACGAGTTTCTCCCGGGCCCGGGCGTCGGGACTGCGTACCGGGGGCCGGGGCGGCATGATGGGCGGATGCCGAGCCTGACCCGCGCCGAGGCGATCGCCCGGGCCGCCACCGTTGCCGTCACCGCGTACGAGATCGATCTTGATCTGACGGCGGCCGGTGACACCTTCCGGTCCCGGACCGTTCTGCGTTTCGACGCGAAGGCCGGCGAGACGACGTTCGTCGAGCTGGAGCCGGCCGAGCTGATCTCGGCGACGCTCAACGGCACGCCGGTCGACGCTTCCGCCCTGGCCGAGGAGCGGCTGGCCCTGACCGGGCTGGCTCAGAGCAACGAGCTGGTCGTCGAAGCTCTGATGACCTACTCGAACACCGGCGAGGGTCTGC
Protein-coding regions in this window:
- a CDS encoding type IV pilus modification PilV family protein — its product is MRERKDDGFTMIEVIVSLALISMLMASLGTYFVSSLRTSRYQAQIQTATRLAQTGMEQARGFGGPALLVGRKQCGTCVNVSGFDTLGYLGATTRWDAKVTGAAPTVPIPETVSTDTFKVNDVTYSRYWFVGKCWQAAAGGACGTNSGLPVAMVRLVVGVTWLSPDCKFTICIRASSSLFSASAADPVFPQ
- a CDS encoding RICIN domain-containing protein, giving the protein MRTRWWRRPSDDRGSLPMAILLITIGMGLSALLATTVNSQIAATRSTIHSSEALDAAQSGLDSALGRIRLATAANGTGDFRKLPCGPFSGTVNGGTDQTYSVGVYYLATEPPAGDVTWAQANKLPCTSTYLAAGSPVYVLLSSTGKALNSGSPRTVTATYTLHSKTRENIAGGLIHLYGPHNPDLCFAAPGTRPVAGDPVTMQVCDSTSDAQLFAYESSLNLVLVSSRADGTTGMCLDAAPVNLEQVVFKACSATPIARQQWSLNDRANFEGTTNGTDLNAQCFHLATPGTVGSTIVLHAEASDPAGVSQYDRACYSDYTDSRSFAPDAAAGTGRAGPGTNQLVNFQQFGRCLDVAGDNVAAGFLVIWPCKQKPSGAIQWNQVWHLPDIATGATSATGRIWLHNDRDNQDYCLTSPGSTAARQYVSVQLCPATIGASMTWTRYAATGVFGTAYRIESAFQAPAGTTWCLTGTDSTDFWAGHGDVSKAVMAPCSGSTLQKWNASPMVLQSAMTNVSEK